The sequence agctgcagaagcaacagcggaagaagcagaggaagaatcagaagcagcagcagaggaagaagaagaagaggaggaagaggaggaagaagcagcagaggaagaagaagaagaggaagaatcagaaaccACTCTAGAAGTTCCTGGATCATGGGACTTAAGTGATGATACATCTCATGAAAGCACAGAACTAACTAGCCCAGAGTTTGAGATAAATGTAGAAGAACCTGAACCTGAAAGTTTTGAATCTTCTGAAATATCTGAAGATTCAGAAATCAATTCTAGGACATTTTATGCCCTTGCAGCTAAGTATATTAGTAAGCACCTTGTAGAAGCTGCACTAAAAGCAGGTTCCAGAGATAATATTACTGTTTTGATAGCACTCTTAAATGGATGTGATAAAATACCCACTTATATTTAGCATGTATTTCATGCTTAAGAGGATAGTTCAAGTGAAGGAAAGCTATAGTATAGTTCATTCATTTTATGATAAAAGAAGCTGCCACAATAAATTCACAAAAATGAgttattttgtattaaaaaagACTGGTTacaattatttccttttttatacCACTTTATTCAAACCTGAGCACCTCAATATAAAACTAAACACTGGTGAACTGTCATTTTCCTTGCTAAGCCCAATTACTGCAAATTTACAATCTGCACATGTAAGTTTCTGCTAGCAGTTCAACATTTAAATAGATTAAATCATCTTTTCTGACACTTGGTAGATTTCATATAATGAAAATAACTAAAGAATTAGTGCAATATACTGGACAGATCAAAATAAAATGGACTTTGGAAAACAAAGTTGCAAATTTCATTACAGACAGACAGTAGTACTTATGTTACATGTACAGGAGCATCATTTATTACTGTTCTAGCCATTAAGGAAGAACTTAATCCCCTTGAGATGTGGGGAAAAGAAATGTTAGCTCTTGAAAGTAACTGTACATATTGTATACTTGTAAGCAACTCTTAAATAGTACAGAGTATTAAACAGATGTAGACTACAACGCAGTACCCTATTTACAGTACATTAATATCCCAATTTAAAATCAAGTTGAATGTACATAATTGTTAGTGCACTGACTGATTTTATTCTTAGGggaaagataattgtgttatgGTCAACAGTGATTAAAACCAAAATCACGATATCTAGTTTTTGTTGGACATGTCTCAATAGTTTATGATGAGGGAAATTTTGCATTAGATGTTGAATTCATTAGCTGTGCCATTTtataaacaggaaaaaaattgaATTAAACTTGATTTTTACTTTAAACTGGGTTGACACATTTACATATAGTGGAACAACTAAAAACCAATTGTTCTGCAAGCACAGGATCCATAAAATTGTTAATGCTGCACATATTTTGCAGTTACATTATGGAAATGTGGAATGTATATTTAAATGGTAGATACCCACATAAACAACATTTTGCATAAATACTGTGAATAAGCTTATAGGATCTTTAGAAGGTGTGTTATAGTTAGGGTTATTCCCCCATACCACAAAGGGAGAATCCCAATTCTATTTCACTAACAGTAACCAATATCCAAAGCTTGAGGAACTAACCAGTTAGCTGCAGACCCATGGAGTAGTTCAGTCTCTATCCCTAATGACATGTGATACAGTTTATAAACCTTTCAACTGAAGCAAGTCTATCcagcttccatttcccccctcttttgctGAAACGTAACAGCCAGTGATACATGCATGTTATTAAAAATTAGGACAAAGTCGTTTCTAATACAGAATGATTATTTCGTAAGTCTCTTCGATTTTGGAAGCTGTATTGGGCCAGGTTAAACACTCCAAATCCTTCGTTATTAACAAGTTAGGAAGCAGAAGAATATTCAAGACAGTTTAAAGCAGCTGAAGGTTTAGTTACTACAGCATTGACTCTTAGTTGGTTGTGTTGGTTCAGTAAGATctactcctcttcctctgacagAGTTGGCCCCTGCATTCTGTTGTTCATTCTTCGGCAACTTTTTAGCTGCAAGGAaaggtaatttttaaaaactagCATTAAAACTTTTTTGTAAGCATTTCCTACACACATTCGCATCTAATAAATGACAATTGTATAAAAACACATAAGGGTATGCACGGGATCCTAAGTAAAATCAGGCCAATTTGGAGAGGTATGTGACTCACTGCaccaaatacaggtgggtagccgtgttggtctgccatagtcaaaacaaaataaaaaaatatttccagtagcaccttagagaccaactaagtttgttcttggtatgagctttcatgtgcatgcacacttcttcacggcACCAAAGTGAGACTGCTCTGAATCACCCCAAACAAAATCAGGGACGTCCAAAGTCATTTGGACCTTAAAAAACTCCAGTGTGTCTGCAAATAAACACAGGGTGACAAACCTGCTGTTCTAGTTGTACAATGGAACTTTCCCCTTTCATTTCCCTTTCGGCCTCAAAATCTTGGGGACCCTCTAGTGCAGATTTTGGGAGCATAAGGGTGAAGGAGAAATCCTACCGAACACAATCCATTTCTCCCAAACCTTGCCATGTAAGGAAAACATCAGGGTTGGGAGAGTTCTTTTGTGGCTGACAGGGGAGCTTCTAATAAGAGGGAATAAATTtaccaagccttttgaggaagAGATGCTGAAGCAATATACAATTTTGTTCTTGTCTGTTCTGTACTCTTTTGCTAGTTCTGCAATGGTACTTGCTTAGAAAATTCTAGATATTCAAGTCCTTCTGCCTCTGCGCCACATGCCCATATTCATGTCAAATCAGCTTTGCACTTAATAGTTTCTGTGAATTTTGGTGCCTATTGACCAGAACACAAGCTTAACgtctctcttcccctgcccccccaaatcaATCTATCCTAACTATAGTTCCTGCACCTATCTTGCTGGTTACTCTCCAAGGGGCACCAGTGATACACCATTTTTCATACTAAAATGAATTGCTGCCCACAGAAACCACAGAGAAGCATgcttccatcccacccaccctaaATCAACTTTTCAGATACCTAGCATAAAAACTACTCCGCTCTTCTGaaatgtggtgggttttttttttttttaacctatggGCACTTCTCCGATGCTTGCTATTTTCATACAAATTGCTCACAGAATAGGGGAAATTaaggaaatgctttttttaacCACTGCCTACTcgaaggaataaaataaaatgagggcAGCATAAAATGGAAGCCATTATTTATGTGACTCTTTATTTCACTAGCTCCAATTAGCAGAGGAAAAACACTGTACTCTTCGCTTATCACACAAGTATGGAGAAGTTATCCTGCAACATGTGGACAATGTGAGTTTTGGTTCTGTTTAAATCAAATGTGAGCAAACACAGTGTCCCAATAAAGAAGTTCAGAGTTTACCTGTATTTAATGAAAAATGTGTGGTGGTCTCCACAGGCAACAGGCTTTCCCACCCCACTTTCCACAGCTGCCCTATATGCTCTATAAAAAGCCACTAATGAGGGTTTGGAAAACCCACAAAATGTGCATACAATGTAGCCTGCAACCATATAAGGGGAAATCAGCAACCTTCCACCTCAAATGCAAAAGCAGAAATGCCTTCCACATTCAAGGGGCATTTGGGATTTAAGCCACAGTTTAGTAAAATACTCACAAGCTGACAACATATACTTCATTCTGTAGATAATACAACATGTACTGTTTTCTGGTAGACTCAAAAGAATTGGGGACTGAAAACCAGTCATGTCATAACTCTGAGGTTCTTAAATCTACATTTCTTTTCAATATTCTGCATTCCCCTGGCATTACTAAATAAAGCTTGTTAGATTTGTACGTTcattcacaatattctaattttgctCAACATTGCCATTTATCTTGTTTGTTCATTGTAAAAGGTCAAACAATGTATGATTTAGAATGGCAAATCAGTGCTCAGAAACAATGGGTCCATTAAGCACTACTTTCAGATAACTTGTTTGGTGAATGCTATTAAGTCCCACACTCTTCAATGAAGCACAtacaaatatgttttaaaatgtaccTTCCATTAAAGCTTTACTTACCAATTGCCATGAATATTTCATTTACATTCATTGATGTTTTAGCTGACGTCTCCATGAACAATAAACTGTTGTCATCCGCATAAGACTGTGCTTCCTGTAAATTAAGCATACCAGTTCATTATTTCTTCATATAGTTGTGGACTAtatacagcatttttttttactgccagcTTAGAATCTACTGTTCCTTTTCAAAGGCTAAATGTCACCATGTCAAGTTTGATGAGCTCTTTTCCAcgccccctcaaaaaataaataaatcagtctttAGAGTTTGAAAAGGCTACTGCACAAATCTGTACCAATACAAAAATACTGCAAATCACAAATCTAAACAATTCTGGTGTAATAAAAATGATAGGTGAGTATGAAAGTGTGCAGCAATTGTGGGAATGAAAAATATgagtaaaacttttaaaaaaacccactgaaatgtAACCTTTCCAGAACCCAGAAAAGCTCATCATCTTAATGCTGGAAACTACAGCTATAGGACTATGCAGTAAGATCAGTATCAGTTATTCAGAAATCTTAAAAtaggagcagaaaacaagctttttaTGAATGCAAAGTCTCCCCACACTACTATTTTTATTATGGAAAAGGCATGTTATGATCACAGCAACTTTAGAAGACACAGACATCATTACAGTGCTGCCTGTATCGGAAAACATCcaacttgcacaacaggacttcagGATCCTctacttcctgcctccaaccCTCCAAAGAAAGAAGTACCTttagatactgtatattctggcgtataagactactttttaatccaggaaaatcttctcaaaagttgggggttgtcatacaccgggtggagaatctgcggtcgagtatatctcaaactctatattttaactggaaaagttgggggtcatcttatatacccagttgtcttatacgccagaaaatacggtaaattagtTATCTTTCTGGCTCAGAATGCATCTTAAAAGAAATGCACTCTACAGAGTTAAGTGGGCCTTCACTaaaacacaatggaagaaaaaccAGCTTATGCTGAATAACACACCATCCATGAATATCTTTAGCTCCAAAGACACGTAAGCCTGGAGCAGTCGCTACTTGTGTCTTAAAGTCATGTTTCTAACATTTGTGGCTACAGATACAGGTTTGGAAAGGAGACTGAACGCTAGCAGTAACATTGTCCAGAGAGACAAGTCTAAAGTCAAACTAACTATTCTCAACATATAAATATTTGACAAAACACTGAAGGTTCATATTGCCAATTTTAGGAAAGAATATTGTAGAACACACACAACTTGACCACTAGCAAATTTGTTATTTGCTAACTTCATGAATATATTTTGCATGTATTCAAATTAGCAGCAAACTTGCATATCTCAATCTAATGTTGATGCTTCTCTCAGTAATATGCAATTGTCCACCCTTCCTTTAAAGCAGTTAATATAAGGTGCCATATAAATGCTTACATAGGGAATGAAAGAATGATGTGCACCTCCCATAACTACTGTGTGTGCAGGGACATCTTCCAGGTTTTTACTGCTTGAAATTTTTCAGAATAATGCTCAGtagtagagtatctgctttgtatgcacaaggtcccagattcaatccctggcatttccagtgtATGCAGTGGGGTTGCAGTATCAGACACAACCAATATTGTTTTTCACTAAACATATTGCGTTCAAAAGTTAACACGCggctatttcccccccttttcatacATTCAATAACCTTGTTAGGCAGACTGTGAGGTTTAAACAGGCCCACGATCTGCTTCATGAATGAGTGGAGCCTTAACTCCAGACCCTCATACAAACAAAATGTTCAACTTACCCTTACTGCAAACTTATTTACTGCCATCCCTTCTAGTAGCTTCACAGGAGAACACTATACTCTTCAGATCTGCCTACAGCATCATATAGTGATTTATGTGAGAAAGTAGGTTGTGCTGCTCGACTTCACCAAAAAGCTCAATTTTATTGAAGATGTTTGCAGGAAGTAAGAATATGCTGGTCAAGGCAGTGGGTGAACTGCCCATTCTACTTGTAACATACACACAGATTATCTGGTAAAATAAATCCTTAAAACAGCTTGCTTTCTAAACCACTTGCATTcccaggttttattttgtttgtgcgTGTGGCTTCCAAAGCAAGCGTAGTAGGAACAACACAAGTTAACAAAATAAAAGGTCAGTTCTGCCAAAGATctgcagcaaaacaacagcatAACTGAGGGTGCTTTAAAGTTCTGTATAATATTCCAACAAAACCAGAACTTCTGATCAAATATAAGAAATATAACTTACCTGAAAATCTACAGCCCTTTTGTTAGCTAAATCAGCTTTATTTCCTGCTAAAGCTATTACAATGTTAGGGCTTGCTTGCCTCTGGAGTTCTTTTACCCAATTTTTGGCTCTTGCAAACGATTCCTGTCAatcatttaaagggaaaaaaagctcattTATTCTTTTTCACCTCCATTGGTTTATACCACAATCAGAATTTAGAAAAAGAGCAATGATGGGCGCTCATTACCCAAAAGCACATTGTAATATTATCCCTTCTCTCCATACCCCTTTTGTTACAACAATTTTAAATAGCAAACCCCTAAATTTTACTTATATTTATTTGGGGAGGAATCAATTTGCATCAATTGAATTTTGCAGATGACTAAAGATTAATATTTAGATAAGGCTTCATAATGCagcctttaaattattattttttactttatacaaaatcaaaacaggattcaacaaatttaaaataaaatacgaGTTTTAAAATAATCCATGAAACTCTGCTAAAGAATGAACCTACATTATGAAAGGTATACCAAAAATAGttattccaaaacaaacaaacaaaaacaaatcagccAGAACCTGGCCATAAATTGAacttaaaacataaaaacagaacTATTAAgaattttgcctttttaaaaacaattcacgAATACCTCAATAACAAATGCAACACTAAAAAGTGATCAGATTCATTCAGTTTAGTTCACACATTACCTCATTGGTAATATCATATACAACTATAGCTGCCTGAGCTCCTCTGTAATACATTGGTGCCAAACTGTGATATCGTTCTTGACCAGCTGTGTCCCAAATCTCAAATTTTACTGTTGTGTCATCAAGACATACGGTCTGTGTTAGAAAAGCagctgaagagaaaagaaagcaatagGCTTTATGACTCTACGTATActcattactttttattttatctggAAACCACTTAACGCTAAAAAACATCTGAAGTGTACAACATACAATAAATCACAATCCCACATCGCAgtagaaaacaaaagaaatgttttcatatgtagttctttttttttttttttggccaggaGCTAAATATAGTGTGTGGAATTCAGATgttgactcccaactcccatcaactgcaGCATATACGAGCAATGGTGAGGGATAGAGGCAGCAAAATCatgagagccacagattcccaccCGCAATGGGCCCCCCTACAGCCCCCAGTGCCACTCCAAATCAGCTCAGGATCTGCGGGAACAGATTTGAAGGGGACATTGTGGGCTgcagggaggaaggagcagcagggGAAAACAGGTATGCAAAACTGTGGATCTCCAAATGTTATTGGggtctaacaacacctggagcagtgttagaaactgagatatgaaagctaggagctgaaCAGCACCTAGATGGTCatgggcacaacaacagaatgtctaggtgtgctttttcataacgagaatacaaagctgaaaacaaaGGAACTGCaactaaaatcttatgttcatttttcacatggtctagtcatctgaagactgcaaaaaacaaagccaagaaAAAACAATTAGGTAGGATGCTACAGGTGCTCTAATCAGGAAAGCCTGGTCACATATACAACATACAAGCCCTAATTCTGAGGTATGATGGGTTCTTGAATCAGACAAACCCTTCTGGCAGAGTTTATATATCTTGGGAAGTACGAGTTAGGCACAATTACCTCACAAATGCTGTTGTatatcgtagaatcatagaactgtagagttagaagggacccccaaggatcatctagcaatgcaggaatatgcagctgcttcatatggggattgaacctgtgaccttggcgttATATAGTGGTTGGCACAACAGGACTTCACTTACAGCTGTTTTCAGGAACATCAACAGCATACCAACAGaccaatgccggctccctcgacctgaagcaAAGTGAGTGCCACACCCCTTAagacacctttgactggactcaaccatccaggggtcctttaccttttttactagTTTTAAAGAAGCTGAATACAATTTAAAGTAGCTATGAGCTCCTACACCCATGCCACAACTAGCCCAGATCTTTATGCAGGAGCTGTAGTTCCTCAATGAAGGAGGCAACtccttttaaatgaaagcacaatcATACATTCTGCACACAATACACCACCTCACACTTTACTAGGAAGTTTCCTATCTTACTATCTATGAGTGAGCTATTAAACCCATTTACACCTGTCTTTCAAAAACTTTAATACAAGTATCTGTTGTCAGCTGTAGATTGGCTTcatcaacctggcgccctccataTGTCTTCAACTCACAGCCAGGATACACTAGGGGGCATCACAATGGGGAAGAGTACTGTATGTGTACACCTTGATTTCTACACAATTCAAGCTTGCACAAACCTGTTACAGCAGAagcttaaataaaaattaaaaattatcttT is a genomic window of Lacerta agilis isolate rLacAgi1 chromosome 12, rLacAgi1.pri, whole genome shotgun sequence containing:
- the RAB5A gene encoding ras-related protein Rab-5A, with the protein product MANRGATRPNGPNAGNKICQFKLVLLGESAVGKSSLVLRFVKGQFHEFQESTIGAAFLTQTVCLDDTTVKFEIWDTAGQERYHSLAPMYYRGAQAAIVVYDITNEESFARAKNWVKELQRQASPNIVIALAGNKADLANKRAVDFQEAQSYADDNSLLFMETSAKTSMNVNEIFMAIAKKLPKNEQQNAGANSVRGRGVDLTEPTQPTKSQCCSN